The segment CCCTGAGCCCCTGAGCCCTTGAGCCCGGCGTCCCGTGCTCTGTGCTTCCCGCCCCCCTGAACACGGGTCCGGGACCCCCTTCCCCGGGTCCCGGGCCTGTCGGGTGCCGCGGTGCGCCACGGGTGTTCGGATCTGTGCGGAACAGTGCGCAACCGGCCCGCCCCACCCCGGCAGCCGGTGTTCTGGTGGCCCCACCCCTGTCCTTCGCCGGACGCATCGAAGAGGGGAACACCATGCGCCTGTCTCGCCGGAAGCCCCCGGGGCGAAGGCCCCGCTCCGGAAAGCCCCGGATCCGCGTACCCGGGCTTCGGAGGTCCCGCCCCCGGACACCCCGCAGCAGCGGTCCCTTCGTCCGGGGCCGTACCCATCCGCTGGGCCGACTGATCAGCGCCGTCCCCACCCGGCTCGGAACCGCCCTGGGGGTTCTGCTCGCCCTGCTGGCCTCGGTCCTCGGCGGCCCCGCCGTGGCCGCGGAGGCGCCCGTCGACGGGAAACGCAAACCGGCCTGGGCCAAGAGCCGTCCGGTGGCGTCCGTACCGGGCCGGGAGCCGCCCGCCCGCGCCCGCCCCGCGGATCCGGCGGAACAGCGAGCGGTGAAGACCGTCCCGCGCCCGGTCCGGCCGCGCGCCGCGGGCGCCGAGATCGCCCTCACCCCCGGTGCCAGGTCCGCGACCGCGGTACCCGGCACCCCGCTGAGCGTCAGAGCGGCCGACGCCCGCGGCCCCCGGAAACTGCGGGTCGACGTCCTCGACCCCGCCGTCGCCGACCGCGCCGGTGTCGACGGGCTGCTGTTCCGCGTCGTACGCACCGACGGCCTGCGCACCTCCGCGCCCGTCACCGTCGACGTCGACTACTCGGGCTTCCGGGCCGCCTACGGCGGCGACTACGCGGCCCGGCTGCACCTGGTGCGGCTGCCCGCCTGTGCCGCGACCACCCCGAAGCGGGCCGACTGCGGCCGTACCACCCCGCTGCCCACCCGCAACGACTTCGCGGGCAACAGGCTCGGCGGAGCGGTCACCGCGACCGCCCCCGCCGCCGCCCTGTACGCGGTGACCTCCTCGCCCAACGGCGCCGCGGGCAGCTTCAAGCCCAGCTCCCTCGCCCCGTCGGCGCTGTGGCAGGTCGGCCTCCAGTCCGGGGAGTTCACCTGGTCGTACCCGCTGACGCTGCCCTCCGTGCCCGGCATCGAACCGGACCTCGCGCTGGCCTACGCCTCCGGCTCCGTCGACGGCCGTACCGCCTCCACCAACAACCAGCCGTCCTGGGCCGGCGAGGGCTTCGACCTTCAGCCCGGGTTCATCGAGCGCCAGTACACCGGGTGCTCCGACGACCTGGCGGGCGGCAACAACACCACCGCCACCGGTGACCTCTGCTACGCCTCCCGGAACGCGACCGTCGCTCTCCCGGGCGTCGCGGGCGAACTGGTCTGGGACGCCACCAAGCAGATCTGGCGCGCCGAGGAGGACGACGGCTGGCGCGTGGAGCAGCTGTTCGGCGCGGGCAACGGCGACAACGACGGCGAGTACTGGCGGATGACGTCCCCCGACGGCACCCAGTACTTCTTCGGCCGCACCACCGCCGCGAAGTCGGCCTGGACCGTCCCCGTCTACGGCAACCACAGCGGTGAGCCCTGCAACTCGGCCTCCTACTCGACCTCCTGGTGTCAGCAGGCGTACCGCTGGATGCTCGACCATGTCGTGAACCGCGACGGCGACATCATCACGTACACCTACGACACCGAGACCAACCACTACGGCCGGGACAACACCCCCTCCGCCGCCACTCCCTACATCCGCGGCGGCCATCTCGTCCGCATCGACTACGGGCTGCGCCAGGGGCAGGCCGAACCCGACGCCCGGGTGCTGTTCACCACCGCGGACCGCTGTCTGCCGGGCTCCGCCTGCCGCCGGACCGTCCCGAGCGAATGGCCGGACGTGCCGTGGGACCAGCAGTGCGACGGCGGCAACTGCGCCGGGCGGACCACCCCCGCCTTCTTCGGCAGCAAGCGGCTGGACAAGGTCACCGCGCAGGTGCGGGACGGCGGGGTGTTCAAGGACGTCACCTCCTGGAAGCTCGACCACACCTATCCGGCCACCGGTGACGGGACTTCGGCCGCGCTGTGGCTGGCGTCCGTCACCCGCACCGGGCACGCGGGCACCACGCTGAGCGAACCGCCGGTCGACTTCGACGGGGAGCGGCTGCCGAACCGGCTGAGTACCGGCGGCGGGCTGCCGCCGCTGAACAAGTGGCGCGTCAAGGCGGTCAACACCGAGACCGGCGGCCGGATCCAGACGTCCTACGTCCAGGCCGGGTGCGACCCGGCCGCGCCGCCCGCCGCCGACCGGAACGGCCTCAACTGCTTCCCGGGCCGCTGGATCCCGGCCGGGGGATCCCAGTCCCAGCTGGACTGGTTCCACAAATACCTGGTCACCGAGGTCCGCGAGATCGACCGGGTCGGGGGCTCGCCCGACGAGGTGACGTCGTACGAGTACGTCGGCGGTGCCGCCTGGCGTCACGACGAGGCCGAGCTGGTTCCCGAAGAGCTGAAGACCTGGGGCCAGTGGCGCGGCTACCAGACCGTGAAGGTCAGGACCGGCGCCGTCGGCAGCGTCCGTACCCTGACCGAGCACCGTTTCTACCGGGGCATGCACGGCGACAAGAACGCCGACGGCACGACGAAGAACGTCGTCGTCGCCGGAAAGCCCGACAAGCCGACCCTCCGCGGCTTCGCCCACGAGGAGATCACCTACAACGGCGACGGCGGCCCCGAGATCGAACGCACCATCAGCGAACCGGTCGAGATCGGCCCCACCGCGGAACGCTCCCGCCCCACCGGGACCCTGAGCGCCTACACCACCGAGGTCAAACAGACCTACACCCGCACGGCCCTGGCGGGCGGGGGCAACCGGGAGACCCGGGAGACACACGAGTACGACCAGCGCGGCGTGAACCATCGCACCCATGACCAGGGCGACCTGGCCGACCCGAACGACGACGTCTGCACGAACGTCGACTACACGCCGAACCCGACCGACTGGATCATCGGGGCCCCGTACCGGGTGGAGTCCGTCGGCCGTCCCTGCGGCACCGCGGCGCAGAACGCGGGCGACGTCGTCTCCGACGTCCGCACCTACTACGACGGCTCCACCACCCTCGGCGCCGTCCCGTCCAAGGCCCGGCCCACGAAGGTCGAGGAACTCTCGGACTGGTCCGCGGGCGGCGGTACCTACACCACGGTCTCGCGCCACGCGTACGACGCGCACGGGCGGGAGACGGAGGAGTGGGACGCACTGGGGAACCGGGACGAGACGGCGTACACCCCGGCGACGGGCGGACCGGTCACGGAGATCCGGACGGCCAACGCGCTGGGACACACCGAGACCACCGCCCTGCACCCGCTGCTGGGCGTCACGACGGCGACCACCGACCCCGACGGCCGGCGCACCCATCTCGCCCATGACGCCCTGGGGCGCCTGACCCAGGCATGGGGTCCCGGACGGCCCACCACCCAGAGCCCGGACGCCTCCTTCTCCTATCTGGTGCGCGCCGACGGCCCCACCGCGGTGACCAGCCGGATCCTGCTCGGCAGCGGCCAGTACAAGACCTCGTACTCCCTCCACGACGGCTTCCTGCGGACACGTCAGACCCAGTCCCCGGCACCCGGCGGAGGCAGGATCCTGACCGATACCGCCTACGACAGCCACGGGCGGGTTGCGAAGACCAACGATCCCTACCACAACGCCGATCCGCCGGGAACCGTGCTCTTCCGGGCCCATGACGCATCCGTGCCCGCGCAGACCGAGTTCGTCTTCGACGGCGCGGGCCGGGAGACCGCCGAGATCGAGAGGGTTCTCGGCGCCGAGAAGTGGCGGACCACCACCGCCTACGGGGGCAACTGGGTCCGTGAGGAACCACCCCGGGGCGCCACGCCCACCACGACCTTCTTCGACGCGGAAGAACGCCGTACCGAGCTGCGCCAGCACAAGAACGCGACCGAGTACGACGCGACCCGCTACACGTACACCAAGAGTGGACAGCTCGCGACGGTCACGGACCCCGCGGGCAACGCCTGGCGGCACTTCTACGACGTCCGGGGCCGGGGGACCCGTACCGAGGATCCCGACAAGGGCGCGACGACCACGGTGTACGACGACGAGGACCGTCCGCTCACGGTGACCGACTCGCGCGGCAGGACCCTGCGGCACGTGTACGACGCCCTGGGCCGCAGGACCGCCACGCACGAGAACTCCCTCACCGGTCCGAAGCTCATCGAGACGGTCTTCGACACCCTGGCCAAGGGACAGACCACCGCGTCGATCCGGTACGCGGGCGGTCACGCCTACCGCAATGACATCGTCGGCTACGACGGCCGCGGCCGGCCGGCCGGCACGGCCGTCACCATCCCCGCGTCCGAGGGCGCTCTCGCCGGACGATACGAATCCCTGTTCACCTACGACGACGCCGGACAGATCACCGGCACCAGCCTGCCCGCCGCCGGCGGGCTCCCCGCCGAGACCCTCCATCAGGCCTACGACGAACTCGGCCAGGTCACCTCCCTCACCGGCATCGACCCGTATGTCAACTTCACCGGCTACGACTCCCTGGGCGCCGTGACCGAGTTCATCCTGGGCACGACGGGGCGCCAGTTGCGCCAGTCCTTCGAGTACGAGACCGGCACCCGGCGCCTCGCGGTCTCCCGTACCGAACAGGAGGGAATGCCCGCCCCGACGGTGGAACGCGCCTTCGGCTACGACCCGGCCGGGAACATCACCAAGCTGACGACCGCGGCGCTCGGCAGGGACACCGACACCCAGTGCTTCGGAACGGACTACCTGCGGCGGCTCACGGAGGCTTGGACCCCCGGCGGCGACTGCACGGCCCCTCCCACCACCGCCGGACTGGGCGGACCGGCGCCGTACTGGCACAGCTACACCTTCGACGCCATCGGCAACAGAACGAGCGAGACCTGGCGCAGCCAGGCCGGGAACACCACCCGGGCCTATGCCTATCCGGCGGCCGGATCGCCGCAGCCGCACACCCTGACGTCGGTCACCCAGACCGGACCGGCCGGAAACCGGACCGACACCTTCACCTACGACTCCGACGGCAACACCACAGCCCGGAACCTCGGCGGGGTCGGCCAGAGCCTGACCTGGGACACCGAAGGGCTCCTCGCCTCGGTCGGCGTGAACGGGCAGACCACCGAATTCCTCTACAGCGCCGAGGGGAACCGGCTGATCCGCCGGGAGCAGGGCGCCACGACGCTGTACCTCGGGGACACCGAACTCCGGCTGAACACCGCTACCCAGACCGTCACCGGGACCCGCTCCTACGCGATACACGGCTCGACGGTCGCGGTCCGCAAACCCGCCGGACTGACCTGGCTCTCCGCCGACCACCACGGCACCGGTGAGACGGCGATCGACGACACGACCGGGCAGGCCGTCCACCGGCTGCACCTGCCGTACGGCGGGCCGCGCGGCACGGCCGGGGGTACCTGGCCGGACGAGAAGGGCTTCGTGGGCGGCACCATGGACACCGCCACGGGCCTGACCCATCTGGGGGCGCGCGAGTACGACCCCCTCACCGGCCGGTTCGTCTCGGTCGATCCGATCATCGACTACGACGACCCGCAGCAAATGAACGGGTACGCGTACGGCAACAACAACCCGGCCAGTTTCAGTGACCCCGACGGCCTCAAACCGAAGCCCAAGAACAAGAAGCCGCCCGCCAAGAAGAAGCCCGCCACCAAGGCGAAGTCACCGGTCAAGTCGACGGTGTGCCACAGCGCGCAGCAGTGCCGGGCCCTGGAGTCACCCAAGAAGGAACCGAAGAAGCCCAAGGCGAAGACGGGCGCCGCGAAGAAAGGCACCTGCACGGGGAAAGAGTGCGCCGGGAAGCCGCCCAAGCCGCCGAAGCCGCCGAAGAAGGAGAAGACCCCGCCGGCCAAGCCCGGAAAGCCGTCGAAGTGGAAGAACGACAAGGTTGCGGGCGTGGCCAAGGGGACCTCCATCGCGGGGGAAGCCCTGGGGGCCGGTCTCGACTCGCCCGACGCCGCCATCAAGCAGGCCGAGAAACAGCGCGACAAATCCCGGACCAAGAAGGGCCTCGGCCCGGGTGAGAAGAAGAAAGCGATGGACGCGGCGAGCAAGAACCTCCGGGACACCCGGAAGGCCATGGCTCCCTGGGCCAAATCATTCAAAGTCGCCGGAAGGGCACTCCCGTTCGTCGGTGCGGGCGCCGAGGTGCTCAGCAACTACGCGAGCGGTGACAGCATCGGCAAGGCCGCGGTCAAGGGAGTCGTCGGCTCCGCCATCGGGACCGGTGCCACGATGGTCGGCTGTGCCGCCGGCGGCCCCGTCGGCTGCCTCGTGGGCGCCGGTGTCGGCCTGGCACTGAGCGCCGGCAGCGACTGGTTGTTCGACACCTTCTGGAAAGAATAGCGCCGCTCGCGCACCACGGGTGGGCTCGGACCGTACGCGCCCACCCGGGTGTTCGGGATCGTTCGGGACCGTCCCCCGGCCTCCCCGAACACCCCCTCGTACCGCGAGGCTGACCGAGGGCCCGGCAGCCGCCGCGGTCCTCGGTCGCCGTGTGTGGGAGGACCCGCATGCTCCAACTGCTCGCGCTGATGAGACGGCGGCGCGGAACGCTCTTCGCCGTCGTCGTCGCCGTCGTTCTCTCCCTCATGGCGACCGTGCCCGCGGGTGCGGTCGAACCGCCCGAACCCGAACGCAGGAGCCCCTCGTGGACCGAGCCCCCACGGGAGAAATCCGTCCCCGGCAAGGCCGCGAAGAAGGTGCCGCCGCCGCGGCTCGCCGTCACGGCGCAGGCGGTCGCCGCCCCGCCGAAACCGGTGTGGCCCGCGCCGGGGACGGACACCCCCGCCGTGCAGAAGGCGGGGGCCGCCGGGACCGTCGAGGTGCTGGACCGGGCCGCGGCGAAGAAGTCCGGGGTCAACGGGGTCGTGTTCCGGGTGACCAAGTCCGGCGGGCCCGTCACCGTCGACCTCGACTACTCCGGCTTCCGGCACGCCTTCGGCGGTGACTACGCCGCCCGCCTCCGGATCGTCGACCTGAAGAACCGCAAGACCCTTCCGGCGAAGAACGACATCACCGCCGGGCGGATCCGGG is part of the Streptomyces qinzhouensis genome and harbors:
- a CDS encoding RHS repeat-associated core domain-containing protein; amino-acid sequence: MRLSRRKPPGRRPRSGKPRIRVPGLRRSRPRTPRSSGPFVRGRTHPLGRLISAVPTRLGTALGVLLALLASVLGGPAVAAEAPVDGKRKPAWAKSRPVASVPGREPPARARPADPAEQRAVKTVPRPVRPRAAGAEIALTPGARSATAVPGTPLSVRAADARGPRKLRVDVLDPAVADRAGVDGLLFRVVRTDGLRTSAPVTVDVDYSGFRAAYGGDYAARLHLVRLPACAATTPKRADCGRTTPLPTRNDFAGNRLGGAVTATAPAAALYAVTSSPNGAAGSFKPSSLAPSALWQVGLQSGEFTWSYPLTLPSVPGIEPDLALAYASGSVDGRTASTNNQPSWAGEGFDLQPGFIERQYTGCSDDLAGGNNTTATGDLCYASRNATVALPGVAGELVWDATKQIWRAEEDDGWRVEQLFGAGNGDNDGEYWRMTSPDGTQYFFGRTTAAKSAWTVPVYGNHSGEPCNSASYSTSWCQQAYRWMLDHVVNRDGDIITYTYDTETNHYGRDNTPSAATPYIRGGHLVRIDYGLRQGQAEPDARVLFTTADRCLPGSACRRTVPSEWPDVPWDQQCDGGNCAGRTTPAFFGSKRLDKVTAQVRDGGVFKDVTSWKLDHTYPATGDGTSAALWLASVTRTGHAGTTLSEPPVDFDGERLPNRLSTGGGLPPLNKWRVKAVNTETGGRIQTSYVQAGCDPAAPPAADRNGLNCFPGRWIPAGGSQSQLDWFHKYLVTEVREIDRVGGSPDEVTSYEYVGGAAWRHDEAELVPEELKTWGQWRGYQTVKVRTGAVGSVRTLTEHRFYRGMHGDKNADGTTKNVVVAGKPDKPTLRGFAHEEITYNGDGGPEIERTISEPVEIGPTAERSRPTGTLSAYTTEVKQTYTRTALAGGGNRETRETHEYDQRGVNHRTHDQGDLADPNDDVCTNVDYTPNPTDWIIGAPYRVESVGRPCGTAAQNAGDVVSDVRTYYDGSTTLGAVPSKARPTKVEELSDWSAGGGTYTTVSRHAYDAHGRETEEWDALGNRDETAYTPATGGPVTEIRTANALGHTETTALHPLLGVTTATTDPDGRRTHLAHDALGRLTQAWGPGRPTTQSPDASFSYLVRADGPTAVTSRILLGSGQYKTSYSLHDGFLRTRQTQSPAPGGGRILTDTAYDSHGRVAKTNDPYHNADPPGTVLFRAHDASVPAQTEFVFDGAGRETAEIERVLGAEKWRTTTAYGGNWVREEPPRGATPTTTFFDAEERRTELRQHKNATEYDATRYTYTKSGQLATVTDPAGNAWRHFYDVRGRGTRTEDPDKGATTTVYDDEDRPLTVTDSRGRTLRHVYDALGRRTATHENSLTGPKLIETVFDTLAKGQTTASIRYAGGHAYRNDIVGYDGRGRPAGTAVTIPASEGALAGRYESLFTYDDAGQITGTSLPAAGGLPAETLHQAYDELGQVTSLTGIDPYVNFTGYDSLGAVTEFILGTTGRQLRQSFEYETGTRRLAVSRTEQEGMPAPTVERAFGYDPAGNITKLTTAALGRDTDTQCFGTDYLRRLTEAWTPGGDCTAPPTTAGLGGPAPYWHSYTFDAIGNRTSETWRSQAGNTTRAYAYPAAGSPQPHTLTSVTQTGPAGNRTDTFTYDSDGNTTARNLGGVGQSLTWDTEGLLASVGVNGQTTEFLYSAEGNRLIRREQGATTLYLGDTELRLNTATQTVTGTRSYAIHGSTVAVRKPAGLTWLSADHHGTGETAIDDTTGQAVHRLHLPYGGPRGTAGGTWPDEKGFVGGTMDTATGLTHLGAREYDPLTGRFVSVDPIIDYDDPQQMNGYAYGNNNPASFSDPDGLKPKPKNKKPPAKKKPATKAKSPVKSTVCHSAQQCRALESPKKEPKKPKAKTGAAKKGTCTGKECAGKPPKPPKPPKKEKTPPAKPGKPSKWKNDKVAGVAKGTSIAGEALGAGLDSPDAAIKQAEKQRDKSRTKKGLGPGEKKKAMDAASKNLRDTRKAMAPWAKSFKVAGRALPFVGAGAEVLSNYASGDSIGKAAVKGVVGSAIGTGATMVGCAAGGPVGCLVGAGVGLALSAGSDWLFDTFWKE